Proteins encoded within one genomic window of Dermatophilus congolensis:
- a CDS encoding NAD-dependent epimerase/dehydratase family protein, with translation MKILVTGTEGYLGYLLAPLLMEDGHEVVGLDTGFYEEGWLFSDHQRTPMTIKKDMRDLTVEDLQGFDAVVAMAELSNDPVGDLVGPLTFDINHKGSVHVATTAKAAGVERFVYMSSCSVYGVAEGDVDETSAVNPQTAYGECKYLTEQDLWKLADDNFHPTAMRNATAFGASPRQRFDIVLNNLAGLAWVEKNIAMTSDGTPWRPMVHALDICKAIRLALAAPIEKVHAQVFNVGSYDNNYTVRQIAETVANEFPGCELSFGEPGQDNRSYKVRFDKIEQTLGFSCDWNLADGAKQLHSVFEAIQLDADKFYGRGHTRLKMIDHLLKTGQVDEKLFWKKADA, from the coding sequence ATGAAGATTCTCGTTACCGGCACCGAGGGCTACCTCGGATACCTGCTCGCCCCGCTGCTCATGGAAGACGGGCACGAGGTCGTCGGCCTAGACACCGGCTTCTATGAAGAGGGCTGGCTGTTCAGCGACCACCAGCGCACCCCCATGACCATCAAGAAAGACATGCGCGACCTCACCGTCGAAGACCTTCAAGGTTTCGATGCCGTTGTCGCGATGGCTGAACTGTCCAACGACCCCGTCGGTGACCTGGTTGGCCCCCTGACCTTCGACATCAACCACAAAGGCTCAGTCCACGTCGCCACCACAGCTAAAGCTGCTGGCGTCGAGCGATTCGTCTACATGAGCTCCTGCTCCGTCTACGGTGTGGCCGAAGGAGACGTTGACGAAACCAGCGCCGTCAACCCGCAAACCGCCTACGGCGAATGCAAATACCTCACCGAACAAGACCTGTGGAAACTCGCTGACGACAACTTCCACCCCACCGCGATGCGTAACGCCACCGCCTTCGGCGCCAGCCCACGCCAGCGTTTCGACATCGTCCTGAACAACCTCGCCGGCCTGGCCTGGGTTGAGAAAAACATCGCAATGACCTCCGACGGCACCCCCTGGCGCCCCATGGTCCACGCCCTGGACATCTGCAAAGCGATCCGGTTGGCGCTGGCCGCTCCGATCGAGAAGGTCCACGCCCAGGTGTTCAACGTCGGCTCTTACGACAACAACTACACGGTGCGCCAGATCGCCGAGACCGTGGCAAACGAGTTCCCCGGCTGCGAGCTTTCCTTCGGCGAGCCCGGTCAAGACAACCGTTCCTACAAGGTCCGTTTCGACAAGATCGAGCAGACCCTTGGATTCTCCTGCGACTGGAACCTCGCCGATGGTGCCAAGCAGCTGCACTCGGTTTTCGAAGCGATCCAGCTCGACGCAGACAAGTTCTACGGCCGCGGCCACACGCGTTTGAAGATGATTGACCACCTCCTCAAAACCGGCCAGGTCGACGAGAAGCTGTTCTGGAAGAAGGCTGACGCCTGA
- the rfbF gene encoding glucose-1-phosphate cytidylyltransferase — protein sequence MKAVILAGGLGTRLSEETTLKPKPMVEIGGKPIIWHIMHEYAHHGVNEFIVCGGYKAEYIKEWFASYALRNSDMTFDLRTGEMVVHKRDVEDWKVTVVDTGLSSLTGGRLKRVKDYIGDETFCFTYGDGVSDTDISATIDFHKKSGRLATMTVVQPPGRFGAISLGACETTIETFQEKPDGDGAWINGGYFVCEPGVIDYIDGDDTTWEQEPLRNLAHNGQLNAWKHPGFWHPMDTLNDKNKLEKQWAAGSAPWKVWN from the coding sequence ATGAAGGCAGTCATCCTTGCGGGTGGCCTGGGAACTCGCTTGAGCGAAGAGACCACGCTCAAGCCCAAACCAATGGTTGAGATCGGTGGCAAACCGATCATCTGGCACATCATGCACGAGTACGCCCACCACGGCGTCAACGAGTTCATCGTGTGCGGCGGCTACAAAGCCGAATACATCAAAGAGTGGTTCGCCTCCTACGCGCTACGCAATTCGGACATGACGTTTGACCTGCGCACCGGCGAAATGGTTGTGCACAAACGCGACGTTGAAGACTGGAAAGTCACCGTTGTCGACACCGGCCTTAGCTCCTTGACCGGCGGCCGCCTCAAACGCGTGAAGGACTACATCGGCGACGAAACATTCTGCTTCACCTACGGTGACGGCGTCTCCGATACCGACATTTCCGCCACCATCGACTTCCACAAGAAATCTGGCCGCCTGGCCACCATGACCGTGGTGCAGCCACCTGGACGTTTCGGAGCGATCTCCCTGGGAGCCTGCGAAACCACCATCGAAACATTCCAAGAAAAACCCGATGGCGACGGCGCCTGGATCAACGGCGGCTACTTCGTGTGCGAACCCGGCGTCATCGACTACATCGACGGCGACGACACCACCTGGGAACAAGAACCCCTACGCAACCTCGCCCATAACGGCCAGCTCAACGCATGGAAACACCCTGGTTTCTGGCACCCCATGGACACGTTGAACGACAAAAACAAGCTGGAGAAGCAGTGGGCCGCTGGCAGCGCGCCCTGGAAGGTGTGGAACTGA